The Silene latifolia isolate original U9 population chromosome Y, ASM4854445v1, whole genome shotgun sequence sequence gatctgggtgattgttgatcggttaaccaagtcagctcactttgttcctatgaaagatacttggtctaagatgcagctggcattgggttacaggaggcatgtggtgcggttacatggtatacccaaggatatcaattctgatcgtgatgcgaggttcatatccaagttttggcaagaactgcaggagttgatgggtacaaccttgaagatgagtacatcctttcatccggcaaccgatggtcagacagaacgaaccatcaagaccttataGGACATGTCGAGGGcatgtgtcatggagtttgggggtaggtgggaagacaggcttgacctgattgagttttcatacaacaacagttatcatacgagtatcgggatggcaccttttgaggctttgtatggtcggaaatgccgaagtccagtttgttgggatgatagttcagacagtggttttagggccacagctggtacaagatatggttgagcaagttcagttaattcggcaaaagatgagagcagctcaagatcgtcagaagatttatgccgatttacaccgcagggacattgagttcgcagtaggtgacaaggttcttttgaaagtgtcacctatgcgaggtgtgatgaggtttgggaagaaaggtaagctaagtcagaagtttataggtccttatgagattttggaccgtataggcgaggtagcctacaaattagctttaccaccagctttggatagagtccacaacGTTTTCCATGTCTCCCAActtcggaaatatgtgagtgatccatcgcatatccttggaatggagaacatcgagcttgatgagtctctGTCCTGCgccgaggttcctaaagagattcttgattgcaaggttcgtaagacaaggaatggtgagacggtcttactcaaggttctttggtctaatcacaatatagaagaagccacatgggaacccgaggaagctatgcgaaaacgttttcctaaccttttttatcaggtatgtttggttacggggacgtaaccgttgtcttttcaggggggtaggagatggtcgcggttgtgttttgtcttattttatgTCGGGTTGGTGGGTCTTGTGGTGTCTTGTGTAGTTCTTTGGGTTGATAAATGTTTGTGTGGaaagtctttttgtgttttgtggtgtGTGTTTTGTATTTGTGGTGTTTTGTTTTAGgttggagtgtgaacttcgggacgaagttctttttaaggggggaagattgtaatactacggattttattaagttgtatactcgacctagtagagcctactcggccaagtagtgttaattgtggagtttgttttggttctgccgaggaatactcggccgagtatggagaatactcgaccgagtagaggatactcggccgagtatagctttacacgaccgagtatccggtctggcgagtgttattttagcggtttgatgcgggagtgtttagggttattttatattcaacgTCAGTTTCTATAACGTCattttcaaccctaatcattttacgattattttaatcactccctaatcatcccctaatctcgttgtgtgtgaAAATCGTCGTGttccttgcgtgtagtctcttattctactgttggtaagtttcattcccttgtcatttgtattcttttggggttactgtatatatggaattggcgaaaatgggggattgtgcaatgtgtaattgtgttatgtggttattctataggagaagacttcatagaggagcctttctgattgttcagttttcgttctactgttgattgctaaggtagggttttccctactcaatttactgttcattgtttaagacatgattgttttgtaactattgttatctgctgatcatcggagtgtgggcgttgttgtgacggtgttggtgtggagatgttgtgacagctgtgaagctgtgtgtttgtgattgtggtggagtcacttgcgggagtggcttcacaccctagttcgccctctgtggaacccgccacgggaggggatgtgcacattaagggacagggattgttagtcgctcgttgatgagatggactaggtgggatcggctgcggtcacccactggcggcgaggattacctttgcgatgggtaatctgcggggctacacacttcggtgcgtAGTCGGTTCTTGtatgagatcgggagactggggttggaggatgatcagctggttatcgtgtttgtttgtcttatagttattgagtaatactgaccccgttgttgtttgtggaatctgctgtgatccattcggggatggtgagtagacttgacaggtattgctattggtgagcttggggcagtcatgggagagttgtcatcaccggtcgtagcatcaccgtccgagtcttagtttgatttcttagttgtcagacatttgttttgttttattgaaaatgtttgggatttggttgatgtagactttatactttatggtactttaataaatgtgctcatttcagacgcttttgatatgtactaacctcgggcaaccgagatggtaacacactttcatggtagggtggtcttggtaaggcaccttggtatgagggggtgttacactatctGACCGACAAGGTATCTCGTTCAGAACGTAGGTATTAGCCACCTTGGATCTACCAGGTACTGCTAAAGGGGTAACAACTTAAAACGCGCTCTCAAATTCTTCCCAAATACTTCAAATTCGTATTTTTTCCACCCTCGGGTGTTATCTGTCAACAGGTAGCGCTAAGGGAATAAAACTTGGGAGTCACACCTTTGAGATTTCTTGCAAAAAAAGGGCCCAGATTAAGTGTTGTTTTCTTTTAAATTTTtggttgtactatttcaaggagtACAGTTTTTGCTCCTAAAACAATTTCctttttaatccattacaatttGCGATATTTATTTctttgttaggatttttgagAACCCTTTAAGTTGGAAATTAATCCCCAGCACTCTGAAAGGAAAAAGGACTACCAAAATATTCCTCCTGCAGGACGTACATGGTGCTAGTGGTTGGACAGGGATCCGAGCATCCCGTAAGGACAAAAGACCCCATGACCACCAAAGTCACCCCAACAGAACAGTGAGCCGGCCAACATACAATGCATGCATGACAAACAAGCGCAGTATGCATAGTAAGTACATAACAAAGAAAAAACATAAACATTACTGGCCCCCAGAAGGGAGCAAGAGCAAAATTCAAACGATTAttcaaacaaagaaaaacaaagcCAAACGTAAATTAAAATTAACTAGAGGGCATTCCCTCATCTAATCAGCCTGATCTGGAACAGGCACCTCATCAGGAACGGGAGCAGCAACTGAGtcaggaacatcttcctccaccTGCACTACTTCTTCAGTAAGAACACCTGCCTCCTAGCAAGAGCCGCTTCCTCATCCGCCATCAGGTCATTAATAATGCTGAAGTCAGGCTGAACGGGGAAGGTCTCACTAAACTGCCTCTCCTCCTCTGCCAGATTCCAAGTGGTGTGCGTACCAGCTTGGAACTCCCGCGTACGCTTAATCTTGGACTCCCAGGCGGCATATAGCAGGGCGTCCAGAAGCAGTTTCTTCAGAGTCTGCACCTGATCCTCAGCAGCAGCAAGGTTATCAGCTAAGGAGGAGTTGGAACTCTGTTCCTTCACCAGCTGATCTTGAGTTTATGCCAGCTGTGAATGGGCAGTGCTCTTCTCCTCAGTAGCAATAGAGAGCTTAGCCTCCAAATCAGCAACCCGTTGGTTGAGGTTGTTCACCTCGCCCATCAGACGAGGAACCTCCTTGCGGATAAACAGGTTTAGCTGAAGACTCTACAGAAGAGAAACGAACAACTGTGAGCAATCTCCTCAGCAAGAACATAAGACATAAATAGAGATGATTGTACTTATAGCAAAGGCGGTCTCAAGTAAGATATCCAGCATCTTAGGCATTGGTTTGGTGCTTAGCTTCTGGGCAGTAGCCGAAAAAAGGAACTGTTCCAGCTCAGGCCAAAGGAGAATGCCAGCCTCACCACCATATCCACGAGGGAAACGGAGGAAAGTCGTAGAGTTGGGTAGAGGCGCCCTGGGATGTAccgattgttggagcttgtgtcctccacaaattagtgtgataacatttgtaaatctcttacaggttcacaaggttatacttcgtattttaatcagataattaacgattacctaataacggttggcttgctagaaagtttgacgttattatcatacagatggcggtgatcaactggtccctaaaggtcacacctataggatgtgtttgagagatgtggttatagaaatataatcacattgatgccttatatgactaaacagttaatcaatgtgttgatgagataattatttaatgaagattaaataatattagttgagacaattaatcacaattcgtaaattgaatataataagttatatttaattaaatgtatgtaatgttagcttggacgaattaatatgttaattcgtaattaaatgtaatcggttatatttaatatcaacacgtaatagtgagggtactcaaaccaagaggttatgggttcgatcctcactagatgacaatttttatataacacattttatacatttttagaataaccgaaaataaggaaattatactctcttattttcggatatgggccggaaattaaaaaaagaaaaatctaccctaattgCTCAACCTACACGGTTTATAGGTAGATTAGAAGTagctttttctaacctaatttttccatCTCATTCTTGCCTCCATCTCAtcagaagaaaaacacaaaaacctaaaaattaattagttaatttttggatcgattctagcataatcaaagggcatttctcatatcgtcttgggggcaactgataggcgaatatcaactttgatattattcttaggccgtttttgctaggaccgaagtttatttcttaatcctttacaattttgtttatgcaatttattttatgactagtttcatcatgttataattcgttatagtcctaaaatttaaagggatgcatacagataaatcccacaaggccacaagtgatatcagagcctaggccacgaattttaattttgatgattttcataaaattgtttgtaaacaacataagggtttcgaaaaaaaaattagggtttcagtataaaaaaaaaaaatttgccgatTTGTTTTTTTTATGCCGAGTTTATGCCtttgttgttgatgattatttctatttcgatttttcatattgttgtttaatcagttaacataaacatatgataaattggtagtttttgatttaatgaagattaagttaaaattcaaatggaatcgtcatgttgatgatataaaaattgtttttgctatatagtttttggcatataagattaatcatgttttattaattcatatgttaatcatgttctaatagcaactataaacgattttctttttttttttttggtgtaatgtgagtatattatatatcAAAAACTAAGAAAATAGTTACAAGAGGGGCAGGGATCGAATCCCATTACAAGCACTCAATTCACTCCCATAATTTGCAGCCAACCACAGCCTGGTTGATCAGCAACATTTCCACACTTCACTTTAACTCTTCTCTTGACATCTTCCTCTATTCGTGCTGCCACAAACTCAGGCCTCATCAAAACATCATTAACTCTAGCATTATTCCTTTGGTACCAAATAGAATATGTAACTGCATTGAACATGGCTACCCTTACCTTCCATTGAATACTATCTTTCTGAGTTGCAATCAGATCAGTCACTGTAGGGAAGCCACCACCATACCACTTTGCTAAGCAAGATTGAACTTTGACAGCATACACACAGGAAGTAAACATATGCTCCACTTTGTTTGATCAGAATCGACAGAAAGAGCACGATCATCAGGACAGCATCCAAATCTCACTAGTTTACTCTTCACATTCATACCCTCTTGCATTCTAAGCCATGTGGTCATAGAATGCTTAGGAATGTTCCAGTTACTCCATACAATTGCAGGCCAGTCAAGATGAATATGATCAGGGGAGAGCCAATCATATCCACTCCTGATAGAATACCCTTTAGGACTCACAATCCAGCTGCCATTAGCATAACCAGTCTTTAGCTTGTCTTTTATTTTGCAAATATTCTTCCACACCCAGGTAGCATCAGTTGGAGGAGTATAGCAATGCCAGTCATGATCCTTGATATATACATCACTAACCCATTTGATCCAAAGCCTATCTGCTTTACAATAAATCCAATCAACCAGTTTGCCTACATTGGCTATATTCCAGGTATCGGCTCGTCTAATCCCCAATCCACCTTCCTTCTTAGGCAATGTAACCTTATCCCAGGCTACCATTGGAACTCTATGGTACTCAGAGGAGCCATCCCATAAGTAATTCCTACAGATTGCCATGATGTTGTTTATGATACTCTTGGGAATTATGAACATTTGAGCCCAATAATTCTGAAGGGTATTCAGCACTGCATTGATAAGAGTCACCCTGCCAGCATAGGATAGCTTTTTAGCTCTCAATCCCCTTATCCTAGCTACCATTTTTTCAGTAAGAGCACTGCATTCAGATTTTGTAAGTCTTCCTGCCTTAATAGGCACTCCCAAATATCTGAATGGCATTGTGCCTTCCTTGAAACCAGTCACCATTTTTATCCCTTCCTTAATATCTTCAGCAACTCCACTAAAGAATATTTCAGACTTAGCATTATTCATTGCTAGTCCTGAAGCCTTAGAGAATGAAGAGAAAGCCCTCATAAGCAACCAGATAGACTGAGGTTTTCCTTTACAAAAAAGCAataaatcatctgcaaacatgagGTGTGTAAGCTTTAAATTTTTGCATAAAGGGTGATACTGAAATGGCCATCTATCAGTGGCAAATTTAATCAGCCTGGACAAGTACTCCATACAGATAGTGAATAGAAGTGGTGATATTGGATCCCCCTGTCTCAATCCCCTTTGTCCCTCCCATTCAGGGATAGGGTAAAAGTGGTAGATCTTACACATTGCATCACCAGCTGAATAAAATGAGTAGGAAAATTAAGCCCATGAAGCATTTGTTCTACAAAATCCCACTCAATTGTGTCATAAGCTTTCTGCAAGTCTATCTTGAACAAGCATCTTGGAGTCACTGCTTTCCTTGCATACAGGTGGACAATATCTTGGCATATGAGCACATTCTCAATGATAGACCTGCCTTTAATAAAAGCTCCTTGGTTCTCATGAATGATATCAGGAAGAACCAGGGCTAGTCTGTTGCACAACAGCTTGGAAATCACCTTATAAACCATATTACAGCATGCTATAGGTCTAAAATGGCTCACAGTAGTTGGTCTATCACACTTAGGAATGAGGGTAATATTAGTAGCATTAATCTGATTAAGCATACTTCCAGAGGTGAAGAACTCCATGATGGCACTAAAAATATCATCCCCAACAATCTCCCAAGAATCTCTGAAGAAGCCACTAGTATACCCATCAGGCCCTGGAGCTTTATCTATAGGGATAGCAAACACCACCCCTTTAATTTCTTCTTTAGTAACAGGAGCTAATAAAGAAGCTATGTGATTCTCAGTGCAAAAAGGACCTGTCTGCAGGACCACACTTCTCACTTGTTCGGTCCCTTCGGCTACCCAGCAGACCTCCGATAGAAATTCGGAAAGCTCTTTGAATGCTTGATCAGTCGACAGAGATTACCCCTCTAGTCCTCAATTTGAACAATTTTATTTCTCGGGCATCGTGACTTAATGGCGAGTGAAAGTAAGGCGTGTTCTTTGTCACCTTCACTGATCCACTGAGTCTTTGCTTTCTGCTGCAGAAAACTATCCCTTGCTTTAGACCAATACTTCACTTCTTCCAGAGCCTGCAGTTCAACAGCTATTAGGTCAGTTCTATCATAATCTTCCTCAATTTGTAATTGGATTTTCTCCAGGTTGATAATAGCTTGGTTTGCTCGAGTTCAACATCGAAAAACAAATTGCATTCGGTTTCCTAAGTTCTCCCTTAAGAGCTTTCAATTTCTTCACCACCCCAAACATTTTAGAACCTACAATTTGCTGACTCCAAGTGTGCTGAACAATCTCATGAAATTCAGGTGCACtacccacatattaaaatacttgaaGCTGGCATTTCTTCTACCATCCAGTTTAATATTCCTGACAATACATGGGGTATGATCCATAAGTCCCTCAGGGTGGAAATGAGCATTCATATCAGGAAACTCATCTAACCAATCATGATTAATCAGGAATCTATCAAGCCTgctataaacgattttcttcatcgaatttatgttttagggcatttttgccgcaaaagagaCATAAAAGAGGCATTAGGGTTCTTGTTTTAATTTGAGCCGTAAATTTttttttctgttactgttcacagtgagcagaaaataaaaaaaaaaaattgttttgtttcggtttttacagaaaaatcgtgaagaagaaaaaaaaaaacgggttgTTTTTGTTTCCTTTCAGTTttaccgagaaaaaaaaaaatctgttttttttgttgtttttgccgAGACAATTAAAAAAAAGGGggttttaatttttgttttgttttggcaaattaattattgtgaagcggttcataattaatagatacctaattattttaaagcagtttaaaatattgatgaattaaattcatattacaagtttaatatgaattaagattaaaattaatgtgattaattgaggaattatcacttaatttgttaatttaaataggtggtttggataaattaatcaacataattaaggaattgtgtcatgtatgtttaatttattttagttgacgcattttatttttgttgaatgaatcgttgaatgaatttatttacgttttttttttttttgcaatcggttgtaatttgtaatacttagtgtggctttagtcaaattatgttttcgtaatgaaggaaacataattttatgtaattatgagatctcgaatctcctttatttttcctttagttttgggttttgaaattagaatgtaataaataggtttattatgtaaatttatttattgtaatttttgaagaagactaaagatggagattggagctcactcccgctacattgatcaagatggaacatcgagacaagcttctcgggtcaaaggatggattccaaacttgtatttaatgttcattttgataggataggccacactaggactttattattgcttttacgtttttcattcttattgcttttcattcacatgatagtttatgcatcatattccgcctaaaaccaaaccacctactactaaaatgcatgaaaattgactcatatagattgtatgttagttttcatggacatac is a genomic window containing:
- the LOC141632358 gene encoding uncharacterized protein LOC141632358, coding for MEYLSRLIKFATDRWPFQYHPLCKNLKLTHLMFADDLLLFCKGKPQSIWLLMRAFSSFSKASGLAMNNAKSEIFFSGVAEDIKEGIKMVTGFKEGTMPFRYLGVPIKAGRLTKSECSALTEKMVARIRGLRAKKLSYAGRVTLINAVLNTLQNYWAQMFIIPKSIINNIMAICRNYLWDGSSEYHRVPMVAWDKVTLPKKEGGLGIRRADTWNIANVGKLVDWIYCKADRLWIKWVSDVYIKDHDWHCYTPPTDATWVWKNICKIKDKLKTGYANGSWIVSPKGYSIRSGYDWLSPDHIHLDWPAIVWSNWNIPKHSMTTWLRMQEGMNVKSKLVRFGCCPDDRALSVDSDQTKWSISKWYGGGFPTVTDLIATQKDSIQWKVRVAMFNAVTYSIWYQRNNARVNDVLMRPEFVAARIEEDVKRRVKVKCGNVADQPGCGWLQIMGVN